From a single Puniceibacterium sp. IMCC21224 genomic region:
- a CDS encoding MaoC family dehydratase N-terminal domain-containing protein has protein sequence MNEIDLDALAPWLGRTETKEDVLTHGLIDKFRAAFGPQLWGGAGDVPLGVHWCIALDTVPAAALSDDGHAARGGFLPPVPLPARMWAGGDVTHFTPLTIGEAVTRRSVIGDITAKQGRSGTLVFVTVEHEYSSGGRLCIREKQSIVYREISVPRPVKNAPAAVDPTTLRSSLAPDPVLLFRYSALTFNAHRIHYDHVYATETEAYAGLVVHGPLQATLLLNLAAEALKSSPHRFSFRGLAPLTLPCELQLHSEGAENSGTVWCQDQTGLRSFTAEYATV, from the coding sequence ATGAATGAGATCGACCTTGACGCGCTGGCACCCTGGCTAGGACGCACTGAAACCAAAGAAGACGTCCTGACGCACGGTCTGATCGACAAATTCCGTGCCGCGTTCGGTCCGCAACTTTGGGGCGGAGCAGGTGATGTCCCGCTGGGGGTTCATTGGTGTATTGCCCTTGATACCGTGCCAGCTGCCGCCCTGTCAGACGATGGCCATGCCGCAAGGGGTGGATTTCTGCCCCCTGTCCCGCTGCCCGCCCGCATGTGGGCCGGCGGCGATGTTACACATTTCACGCCGCTGACGATCGGCGAAGCCGTCACCCGCCGCTCGGTGATCGGGGATATAACAGCCAAGCAGGGCCGCAGCGGAACGTTGGTCTTTGTGACCGTAGAACACGAGTATTCGAGCGGCGGCCGGCTTTGTATTCGGGAGAAGCAATCGATTGTCTATCGTGAGATTTCTGTGCCCCGCCCGGTCAAGAACGCACCTGCCGCGGTTGACCCCACCACGCTCAGATCGAGCCTTGCACCGGATCCGGTGCTGCTGTTTCGCTATTCGGCGCTGACGTTCAATGCCCATCGCATCCACTATGACCACGTCTACGCCACCGAAACCGAAGCCTATGCCGGGCTTGTTGTGCATGGCCCATTGCAGGCGACGCTTCTTCTGAATCTGGCGGCGGAAGCCTTGAAGTCGTCGCCCCACCGGTTTTCTTTCCGGGGACTGGCACCGCTGACCCTGCCCTGCGAATTGCAGTTGCATAGTGAAGGGGCCGAAAACTCCGGAACCGTCTGGTGCCAGGATCAAACCGGTCTTCGAAGCTTTACCGCAGAATACGCGACTGTCTGA
- a CDS encoding ABC transporter ATP-binding protein has translation MTTNGGIVTSPLAVRSATLKFGGVTALDDVSITVNDDELLAIIGPNGAGKTSLLNVTAGFYRPQKGRVELSGQDVTGLRVDQIARRGLARTFQGTHLFAGQTVVENIMIGRHMLMKSNVIQAFFQFGLVMREESEHREAAEEIIDFLEIEAIRNRPVGTLGYGLRKRVDLGRALAQEPSILLMDEPMAGMNSEEKEDLARFILDVREARKIPVVLVEHDMGVVMDLADRIVVLDFGRVIAEGTPEEIQKNPAVIKAYLG, from the coding sequence ATGACCACGAATGGGGGGATCGTCACATCGCCGCTTGCTGTGCGCAGTGCAACTTTGAAATTTGGCGGTGTGACGGCGCTCGACGATGTGAGCATTACCGTGAACGACGATGAATTGCTTGCGATCATCGGTCCGAACGGTGCCGGAAAAACATCACTTCTGAACGTTACTGCGGGTTTCTATCGTCCGCAGAAGGGCCGTGTCGAGTTGTCCGGGCAGGACGTTACCGGCCTGCGTGTAGACCAGATCGCCCGGCGCGGACTGGCGCGTACGTTTCAGGGCACCCATCTCTTTGCCGGGCAGACCGTGGTGGAAAACATCATGATCGGTCGTCACATGCTGATGAAATCGAATGTGATCCAGGCCTTTTTCCAGTTTGGGCTCGTGATGCGGGAGGAATCAGAGCATCGCGAAGCCGCCGAAGAGATTATTGACTTTCTGGAGATCGAAGCAATCCGCAACCGGCCAGTGGGCACATTGGGCTACGGGCTGCGCAAACGTGTCGATCTGGGCCGCGCATTGGCGCAGGAACCATCCATCCTGCTGATGGATGAACCGATGGCTGGCATGAACTCGGAAGAGAAAGAAGACCTCGCGCGCTTCATTCTCGATGTGCGCGAGGCGCGCAAGATTCCAGTGGTTCTGGTCGAGCACGACATGGGCGTTGTTATGGACCTTGCTGACCGGATCGTGGTGCTGGACTTCGGGCGGGTCATCGCCGAAGGCACGCCCGAAGAAATCCAGAAGAACCCGGCTGTGATCAAGGCATATCTGGGTTAG